A region of Ferruginibacter albus DNA encodes the following proteins:
- the upp gene encoding uracil phosphoribosyltransferase yields the protein MVINLSKEFSLVSTWVAELRDTEIQKDMMRFRRNLERISEVAAYEISKKLEWKEIDVTTPLGTSTTKILKQQPVVASILRAGIPMHNGLLNYFDKAESAFIAAYRKHSPDGSFQISLEYMSCPELEGKVVIISDPMIATGSSLVKTIQFLKQEGDIKELHIICAIACTVGIEYVLRELPKAIIWCGDIDDELTAKGYIVPGLGDAGDLAFGPKLQS from the coding sequence ATGGTCATCAATCTCAGTAAAGAATTCTCGTTGGTAAGCACATGGGTGGCAGAGTTACGGGATACCGAAATTCAAAAAGACATGATGCGTTTCCGCAGAAACCTCGAACGCATTAGCGAGGTTGCCGCATATGAGATAAGCAAAAAGTTAGAATGGAAAGAAATTGACGTAACTACTCCTTTAGGAACATCCACCACAAAAATATTAAAGCAACAGCCGGTAGTTGCAAGTATATTAAGGGCTGGTATTCCTATGCACAATGGTTTGCTTAATTATTTTGATAAAGCAGAAAGCGCTTTTATAGCTGCATATCGGAAACACAGTCCCGATGGCTCTTTTCAAATTAGCCTGGAATATATGAGTTGCCCTGAACTGGAGGGAAAAGTGGTGATCATTAGTGATCCTATGATTGCTACAGGTTCATCATTGGTAAAAACTATTCAATTCTTAAAACAGGAAGGTGATATAAAAGAACTGCATATTATCTGTGCTATTGCCTGTACTGTGGGTATAGAATATGTATTAAGGGAATTACCAAAAGCGATCATTTGGTGCGGAGATATTGATGATGAATTGACTGCCAAAGGATACATTGTTCCCGGGTTGGGCGATGCCGGTGATCTTGCTTTTGGACCAAAACTGCAAAGCTAA
- a CDS encoding anhydro-N-acetylmuramic acid kinase, whose amino-acid sequence MLYKVVGIMSGSSLDGLDIAYVHLQETGGKWGYEIIAADCYSYTRDWKNNLSNAVNVSALEYQLLHTRYGHFIGNKVNDFIEKNNLHHKVDLVASHGHTVFHLPLQKMTAQIGCGAAIAAATNLPVVSDLRSMDVALGGQGAPIVPIGHKLLFKGYDSFLNIGGIANISFFKEDGHVAYDVCPANRVLNSLAAELNVEFDKEGMIAASGNLNEELLKQLNNLEYYSKPYPKSLDNSFGINEIMPLIKKHHIATKDAIRTYTEHICVQLSQHLKNNSSKLLVTGGGAYNSFLIDRLKALLPGIEIVVPDNKLIEYKEALIMALIGALRWREEVNVMTSVTGATRASSGGALWLGSDN is encoded by the coding sequence ATGTTATATAAAGTTGTGGGTATCATGAGTGGCAGTTCACTGGATGGTTTGGATATTGCTTATGTGCATTTACAGGAAACCGGCGGTAAATGGGGATATGAAATAATTGCGGCTGACTGTTATTCATATACACGTGATTGGAAAAATAATTTAAGTAATGCAGTAAATGTTTCGGCATTGGAATATCAATTATTGCACACCCGTTATGGGCATTTTATCGGTAATAAAGTGAATGACTTCATTGAAAAAAACAACCTGCATCATAAAGTAGATCTGGTAGCATCTCACGGGCATACCGTTTTTCATTTGCCTTTACAGAAAATGACAGCGCAAATTGGATGTGGTGCTGCTATTGCTGCAGCAACAAATTTGCCGGTAGTTAGTGACCTGCGTTCAATGGATGTGGCATTAGGCGGACAAGGAGCGCCTATAGTCCCGATTGGGCATAAATTACTATTTAAAGGCTATGACAGCTTTTTAAATATTGGGGGAATTGCAAATATTTCTTTTTTTAAAGAAGATGGTCATGTAGCATACGATGTTTGTCCTGCGAACAGGGTGTTGAATTCATTAGCGGCAGAATTGAATGTAGAATTTGATAAGGAAGGAATGATCGCTGCTTCGGGAAATTTGAATGAAGAATTACTAAAGCAGTTAAACAATCTGGAATATTATAGTAAACCATATCCCAAATCATTGGATAATAGTTTTGGTATAAATGAAATAATGCCATTGATAAAAAAGCATCACATTGCTACAAAAGATGCTATACGTACTTACACAGAACATATCTGTGTACAGTTAAGCCAGCATTTAAAAAATAATTCATCAAAACTATTAGTGACCGGCGGAGGCGCCTATAACAGCTTTTTAATTGATCGTTTAAAAGCTCTTTTGCCGGGTATTGAAATAGTAGTTCCTGATAATAAATTGATCGAATACAAGGAAGCCTTGATCATGGCGTTGATCGGCGCTTTGCGTTGGAGGGAAGAAGTGAATGTTATGACGTCTGTAACAGGAGCAACGAGGGCAAGTAGTGGAGGTGCTTTGTGGTTAGGGTCAGACAATTAA
- a CDS encoding PorP/SprF family type IX secretion system membrane protein — MRNLILLCLLAVTVSAKAQDPHFSQFFASPLTLNPALTGKFDGQFRFEANHRDQWPSIPNAYVTTSASIDFPILKKIVPENDRLGVGISGLSDQSADGALNLNYGSLSVSYHKALSDDGFNTIGAGLQATYSSLNIDMAKLTFEDQLTQNGFTGVTSEVLTNGNNVNYFDIGAGLLFSGSTNGENNYYIGASMYHINQPQVGFQDKNWILLPRTTLHAGGTFPLNDQYSVSASIIQQFQNEASETVFGGALGINLNHDTEDPTNFYIGSWYRWEDAAIPYVGLEFNGWRLGASYDINISSLKAATQSRGGTEFSLIYIKKTYETKGIPCPTF, encoded by the coding sequence ATGAGAAATCTTATTCTGCTGTGCTTACTTGCTGTAACAGTTTCTGCAAAGGCACAGGATCCGCACTTTTCACAATTTTTTGCTTCACCGCTTACTTTAAATCCTGCTTTAACAGGTAAGTTTGACGGGCAATTTCGTTTTGAAGCCAATCATAGAGATCAATGGCCTAGTATTCCGAATGCTTACGTAACTACCAGTGCTTCGATTGATTTTCCTATATTAAAGAAGATTGTTCCTGAAAATGACCGCTTAGGTGTCGGCATTTCCGGCTTAAGCGACCAAAGTGCAGATGGCGCTTTAAATCTGAACTACGGATCTTTGTCGGTAAGTTATCATAAAGCTCTTTCAGATGACGGATTCAATACTATCGGTGCAGGTTTGCAGGCAACCTATAGCTCTCTGAACATTGATATGGCAAAACTTACGTTTGAAGACCAGCTTACTCAAAATGGTTTTACAGGCGTTACCTCTGAGGTTTTGACAAACGGAAATAATGTAAACTATTTTGATATTGGAGCCGGATTATTATTTTCGGGTTCTACCAACGGAGAAAATAACTATTACATTGGTGCTTCTATGTATCATATTAATCAGCCACAAGTTGGTTTCCAGGATAAGAACTGGATCTTATTACCAAGAACTACATTACATGCCGGCGGTACATTTCCTTTAAATGATCAATACAGTGTGAGCGCTTCCATTATTCAACAATTCCAAAATGAAGCTTCTGAAACAGTTTTCGGAGGTGCGTTAGGAATTAATTTGAACCATGATACAGAAGACCCCACCAATTTTTATATTGGCTCCTGGTATCGTTGGGAAGATGCTGCTATTCCTTATGTGGGATTGGAATTTAATGGCTGGCGTTTAGGTGCCAGTTATGATATTAATATTTCTTCTTTAAAAGCAGCTACACAAAGCCGGGGTGGAACTGAGTTTTCGTTGATCTATATAAAGAAAACTTACGAAACGAAAGGTATTCCCTGTCCTACTTTCTAA
- a CDS encoding DUF1573 domain-containing protein gives MKKLFFSAIFLAATTTTIFAQQAKKISDVARFQSDTVILGNIKQGNPTKGTFNVTNISPSPLIIEQANPTCGCTISDYTKEPIAPGKNGVINATYNAANVGHFEKHLTVKFAGVEEMKTITLKGDVLVAADYDKWKAEQDSIQAANAAAAANAAAAAKKPAKKASKKSAKATTSNASPANKN, from the coding sequence ATGAAAAAATTATTTTTCTCAGCAATTTTTTTAGCGGCAACAACAACTACCATATTTGCACAACAGGCAAAGAAAATATCGGATGTGGCAAGATTTCAATCGGACACAGTTATTCTTGGCAATATTAAACAAGGTAACCCTACTAAAGGTACTTTTAATGTAACAAATATCAGCCCTAGTCCATTGATCATTGAACAAGCTAATCCAACTTGCGGATGTACTATTTCTGATTATACAAAAGAACCTATTGCTCCGGGTAAGAACGGTGTTATCAATGCTACTTACAATGCAGCGAACGTAGGTCATTTTGAAAAACACTTAACAGTAAAATTTGCAGGTGTTGAGGAAATGAAAACCATTACTTTAAAAGGTGATGTTTTAGTTGCTGCAGATTACGATAAATGGAAAGCTGAACAGGATTCAATTCAAGCAGCTAATGCAGCTGCCGCAGCTAATGCAGCTGCCGCAGCTAAAAAGCCTGCTAAAAAAGCGAGCAAAAAGTCAGCGAAAGCAACCACCAGCAATGCTTCTCCTGCTAATAAAAATTAA